A stretch of Desulfobacter hydrogenophilus DNA encodes these proteins:
- a CDS encoding NUDIX hydrolase gives MNTSSYIEIMNSAIVSASHPPAPDPAQFKSTAVMALFFFRREPTLLFIQKADREGYAWRNQMAFPGGHVEQTDASVKQAAFRELYEETGIVSDNVEYIGSLGHFQTLKNRDIQAFTGIWNQKDEIVFETEEISRVLEIPFETLLKTHRKNGYAGHRPNVMELTYPYKDVVIWGVTAQIVHHLIEVIGEIL, from the coding sequence ATGAACACATCATCATATATTGAAATAATGAATTCCGCTATTGTCTCGGCCTCCCATCCGCCGGCCCCGGATCCTGCGCAGTTTAAGTCCACCGCCGTGATGGCGCTTTTCTTTTTTAGGCGGGAACCGACCCTGCTGTTCATCCAGAAAGCGGACCGGGAAGGATATGCCTGGCGCAACCAGATGGCTTTTCCCGGCGGACATGTGGAACAAACGGATGCTTCGGTCAAGCAGGCGGCCTTTCGTGAGCTTTATGAAGAAACAGGCATTGTTTCTGATAATGTGGAATATATCGGATCACTGGGTCATTTTCAGACCTTGAAAAACCGGGATATCCAAGCGTTTACAGGTATCTGGAACCAAAAAGATGAAATCGTTTTTGAGACCGAAGAAATTTCAAGGGTACTTGAAATTCCCTTTGAGACGCTCCTGAAGACCCACCGGAAAAACGGCTATGCCGGCCACAGGCCCAATGTCATGGAACTGACATATCCATATAAGGATGTGGTGATATGGGGGGTTACGGCACAGATTGTTCATCATCTGATAGAAGTAATCGGAGAGATCCTATAA
- the htpG gene encoding molecular chaperone HtpG, with translation MAEKETRQFKTEVQQLLHLIIHSLYSNQEIFIRELISNASDAIDKARFKEQTEPDLFADDNDYHIRLAADKDAKTFTVTDNGIGMTFDEVNDNIGTIAQSGTAAFMEALAKSKNETSLSPELIGQFGVGFYSAFIVADKVRLDTKAPGQEKGVRWESDGKGEYSLEEIDKKERGTQITLFLKDPEEGDRDFTEEYTIRNIVKKHSDFVTYPIIMNVEASEPIPENEIIKDKDGKPIGETYRKVRKDETLNSMKAIWAKPKDDVTEEEHKEFYKHISHNWDDPCEIIHKKFEGVTEYDVLMYLPSKAPFDMFRPERKHGMQLYCKRVFIMDDCKELLPEYLGFVQGIVDAPDLNLNVSREILQEDRLVRNIRKNLVKQVFGVLEDMEDEKYIKFYEEFGQALKAGIPSDYDNKERLASLLRYKTTKSGDKYVTLDQYIENMQEGQKAIYYITGENMASLVNSPLLEALKAKDYEVLLMVDPIDEWVTQSLPEYKEKKLKSAEKGDLDLEKVDDEKKNEYSALLSFLKGKLESKVKDVVVSNRLKDSVSCLTGDEWAMSAYMEKILKASGQKAPEQKRALEVNVNHPVMEKIKSVFESDTTNSVLTDYCDLLYDIAVISEGGKLDNPARFSTLVGDLMAKSI, from the coding sequence ATGGCAGAAAAAGAAACCAGACAATTTAAAACCGAAGTTCAGCAGCTTTTGCATCTGATTATCCACTCTCTTTATTCCAACCAAGAAATTTTTATCCGGGAGTTGATTTCAAACGCCTCGGACGCCATTGACAAGGCCAGGTTCAAAGAACAGACAGAACCGGATCTGTTTGCCGATGACAATGATTACCATATCCGCCTGGCTGCGGACAAGGACGCCAAGACCTTCACCGTCACGGATAACGGCATCGGCATGACCTTTGACGAGGTCAATGACAATATCGGTACCATTGCCCAGTCCGGTACCGCCGCCTTTATGGAAGCCCTGGCAAAATCAAAAAATGAAACAAGCCTCTCCCCGGAACTCATTGGCCAGTTTGGCGTGGGTTTTTATTCGGCGTTTATCGTGGCAGACAAGGTGCGTCTGGACACCAAAGCCCCAGGCCAGGAAAAGGGCGTGCGGTGGGAATCCGACGGCAAGGGCGAATATAGCCTTGAAGAAATTGACAAGAAAGAACGGGGAACACAAATTACCCTGTTCCTTAAAGACCCGGAAGAGGGAGACCGGGATTTCACCGAAGAGTACACCATCCGTAACATCGTTAAAAAGCATTCCGACTTTGTCACCTACCCCATCATCATGAATGTGGAGGCCAGCGAGCCCATTCCTGAAAATGAGATTATTAAAGACAAGGATGGCAAGCCCATCGGGGAAACCTATCGGAAAGTCAGAAAAGACGAAACCCTGAACTCCATGAAGGCCATTTGGGCCAAGCCCAAGGACGATGTGACCGAAGAGGAGCACAAGGAGTTTTATAAACACATCTCCCATAACTGGGATGACCCCTGTGAAATTATTCACAAAAAGTTTGAAGGGGTGACCGAATATGATGTGCTTATGTATCTTCCCTCCAAAGCCCCTTTTGACATGTTCCGGCCGGAACGTAAACACGGCATGCAGCTTTACTGCAAACGGGTTTTCATCATGGATGACTGCAAGGAGCTCTTGCCCGAGTACCTGGGCTTTGTCCAGGGCATTGTAGATGCACCGGACTTGAATCTTAATGTCAGCCGCGAGATTCTGCAGGAAGACCGCCTGGTCAGAAATATCCGCAAAAATCTGGTTAAACAGGTTTTTGGCGTGCTCGAAGACATGGAAGATGAAAAATACATTAAATTCTACGAAGAATTCGGTCAGGCCCTTAAGGCCGGTATCCCCTCGGATTACGATAATAAAGAACGACTGGCATCGTTGCTGCGTTACAAAACCACCAAGTCCGGTGACAAATATGTGACCCTTGACCAGTACATTGAAAACATGCAAGAGGGACAGAAAGCGATTTACTACATCACGGGTGAAAATATGGCCTCCCTTGTCAATTCCCCGCTGCTTGAGGCGCTTAAAGCAAAAGACTACGAAGTCCTTCTCATGGTGGACCCCATTGATGAATGGGTGACCCAGTCCCTGCCCGAGTACAAGGAAAAGAAACTGAAAAGCGCCGAAAAAGGCGACCTTGACCTGGAAAAGGTGGATGATGAAAAGAAAAACGAGTATTCAGCTTTGCTCTCTTTTCTTAAAGGCAAGCTGGAAAGCAAGGTTAAGGATGTGGTGGTCTCCAACCGGCTTAAAGATTCTGTCTCCTGCCTGACAGGCGACGAGTGGGCCATGAGCGCTTATATGGAAAAAATTCTGAAAGCCTCGGGCCAGAAAGCCCCGGAACAGAAACGCGCCCTGGAAGTCAATGTCAACCATCCGGTCATGGAAAAAATCAAGTCCGTGTTTGAATCCGATACCACAAATTCCGTGCTTACGGACTATTGCGACCTGCTTTATGATATTGCCGTGATTTCCGAAGGCGGCAAGCTTGATAATCCAGCACGGTTTTCCACCCTTGTTGGAGATCTCATGGCAAAATCCATATGA
- the rimO gene encoding 30S ribosomal protein S12 methylthiotransferase RimO: protein MKIYLESLGCSRNQVDSEIMLGRLTAAGHQIITDPIQAETIIINTCGFISTASQEAVDVILEMAEFKTAGACRRLVVTGCLVQRYKDDPKLLDSLPEVDAFLGTAACDHIVKAVENAGKVPFVLFPEPDTRQVDIPVQARELLYEKTAYIKVSEGCSRHCTYCIIPNLRGRQRSRPVELICKEASALLDKGVKEIILTAENTTDYGRDLDGSAFHSVLEKTAEKMAQKDPAAWLRFLYTHPCTLDERVIETVQRHANICSYYDVPIQHAHDEVLKRMGRPYTRQDLTRLFSDIRRLDPAAALRTTVIVGFPGETDQQFKDLLAFIQEVEFDHLGVFTYSDSQDLPSHRLSDHIPEDLAELRHDAIMAAQAKISEKRNARHVDRVYPVLVEENPEDGLYIGRTPFQAPEVDGVTFIYSNGLDTGSLVQVKITDAFEYDIAGEMV from the coding sequence ATGAAGATCTACCTTGAAAGCCTGGGGTGTTCCAGAAACCAGGTGGACAGCGAGATCATGCTTGGCCGGTTGACTGCAGCCGGCCATCAGATAATAACAGACCCGATTCAGGCTGAAACCATCATCATAAATACCTGCGGGTTTATTTCAACCGCCTCCCAGGAGGCGGTTGATGTTATTTTGGAGATGGCAGAATTTAAGACGGCCGGTGCGTGTCGGCGGCTGGTTGTCACCGGTTGTCTTGTCCAGCGGTATAAGGATGACCCAAAGCTTTTGGACAGCCTGCCGGAGGTGGATGCTTTTTTAGGCACCGCAGCCTGTGACCATATCGTAAAGGCCGTGGAGAATGCCGGTAAGGTGCCGTTTGTTCTGTTTCCTGAACCCGACACCCGACAGGTGGACATCCCTGTGCAGGCCCGGGAACTTCTTTATGAAAAAACCGCCTACATCAAGGTGTCCGAAGGGTGCAGCCGCCACTGCACCTATTGCATTATTCCAAATCTGCGGGGTCGCCAGCGCTCCCGGCCCGTTGAACTGATCTGCAAGGAGGCTTCTGCCCTTCTGGATAAGGGCGTTAAAGAGATCATTCTCACAGCGGAAAACACCACGGATTACGGCCGGGACCTGGACGGATCGGCCTTTCATTCGGTGCTTGAAAAAACCGCGGAAAAAATGGCTCAAAAAGATCCAGCCGCATGGCTTCGATTCCTGTATACCCATCCATGCACCCTTGATGAACGGGTCATTGAAACGGTGCAACGCCATGCCAACATCTGTTCTTACTATGATGTACCCATCCAGCATGCCCATGATGAGGTCCTGAAACGCATGGGCCGGCCCTACACCCGGCAGGATCTTACCCGGCTTTTTTCCGATATTCGCCGCCTGGACCCGGCTGCCGCGTTAAGAACCACCGTAATTGTCGGCTTCCCCGGTGAAACAGACCAGCAGTTCAAGGACCTTTTGGCATTTATACAGGAGGTAGAATTTGATCATCTGGGTGTTTTTACCTATTCCGACTCCCAGGATCTGCCTTCTCACAGGTTAAGCGATCATATCCCTGAAGACCTGGCAGAATTACGGCATGATGCCATTATGGCGGCCCAGGCGAAGATTTCCGAAAAACGCAATGCCCGGCATGTGGATCGTGTCTATCCGGTTCTTGTGGAAGAAAACCCCGAAGACGGGTTATACATCGGCAGAACCCCGTTCCAGGCCCCTGAAGTGGACGGGGTAACATTTATTTATTCGAATGGACTGGACACAGGCAGTCTGGTTCAGGTAAAAATAACCGACGCATTTGAATATGATATTGCCGGGGAGATGGTGTGA
- a CDS encoding polyprenyl synthetase family protein: MTKDIKKEIMALAGPDLSLVEQALEVNLTPNLDLVRQVAGHLLFAGGKRLRPLLMIHAARMCGFQTGQEIDFSTIFEYLHAATLLHDDVVDGSDTRRGKPCAHTLWDAPTVVLTGDFLLATALVIAAKTKSARVIEVIAQITADMSQGEILQMKKKGNPDLTENEYNDIIERKTAVLIQGACRTGAIVAKADQNRETALKNYGWHLGMAFQMADDLLDYTATADQLGKNPGADMREGKLTLPLIYSLGKADAQERKWMLAAMSRPQFNPEEFKDLKERLTRLGGTEYTNNRALAHVQSARTALDIFPESPSKHLLELIADYSILRKV; the protein is encoded by the coding sequence GTGACAAAAGATATAAAAAAAGAGATTATGGCGCTGGCCGGCCCAGATCTTTCGCTGGTGGAGCAGGCCCTTGAAGTGAATTTGACCCCGAATCTGGATCTGGTCAGGCAGGTGGCAGGGCATCTACTGTTTGCCGGTGGTAAACGGCTCAGGCCGTTACTCATGATCCATGCTGCCCGCATGTGTGGGTTTCAGACCGGGCAGGAAATTGATTTTTCCACTATTTTTGAGTATCTTCATGCCGCCACCCTGCTCCATGATGATGTGGTGGACGGCTCGGATACACGCCGGGGCAAACCATGCGCCCATACCCTATGGGATGCCCCAACGGTGGTGCTCACAGGGGATTTTCTTCTGGCTACAGCGCTTGTGATAGCCGCAAAAACAAAATCTGCCCGGGTCATTGAAGTAATCGCTCAAATTACGGCGGACATGTCCCAGGGCGAAATTCTCCAGATGAAAAAAAAGGGGAACCCGGACCTCACAGAAAATGAGTACAATGACATCATAGAACGAAAGACAGCCGTTCTGATCCAGGGGGCCTGTCGCACCGGTGCCATTGTGGCCAAGGCCGACCAAAACCGGGAAACCGCCCTTAAAAATTACGGTTGGCACCTGGGCATGGCCTTTCAAATGGCGGACGATCTGCTGGACTATACTGCCACAGCCGATCAGCTGGGCAAAAACCCCGGGGCAGATATGCGCGAAGGCAAGTTGACCTTGCCCCTGATTTACAGCCTTGGAAAGGCCGATGCCCAGGAGCGAAAATGGATGCTGGCTGCCATGTCCCGGCCACAGTTTAATCCGGAAGAGTTTAAAGACCTTAAAGAACGGCTGACCCGTCTGGGCGGCACTGAATATACAAATAACCGGGCTCTTGCCCATGTGCAGTCAGCCAGGACCGCTCTGGATATTTTTCCTGAATCTCCCTCAAAGCACCTGTTGGAATTGATTGCGGATTATTCCATCCTCAGAAAGGTATAA
- a CDS encoding DUF4438 domain-containing protein translates to MLKTNKNKVVEMFLACKPGMPRAGAGWKVDHKGNPFLLPGIGGITLNVQAGDSAFGLAGDHIEPGVSCTANMENPNDFPNNTLQLFSCVGNQAKIISGDAQGETGVVMGHHGGSEHVIVEFSRKTKEKMSYEDKILIRAKGQGLALTDYPEIKLFNLDPDLLEKMDIVETGSGILQVPVTTIVPAPCMGSGVGRAHVGAGDYDIMTSDPETVRKYNLDKIRFGDFVALMDHDNSYGRAYVQGAVSIGIVVHSDCLLAGHGPGVSTLLTCATPKIEPKIDPSANIADLLGIGSAAADTNTD, encoded by the coding sequence ATGCTCAAAACAAACAAAAATAAAGTGGTGGAAATGTTTCTGGCCTGCAAACCCGGCATGCCCCGGGCAGGGGCCGGCTGGAAAGTGGACCATAAGGGAAACCCCTTTCTTCTGCCTGGCATCGGCGGTATTACCCTCAATGTTCAGGCCGGGGACTCGGCTTTTGGCCTTGCCGGAGACCATATCGAACCCGGGGTATCCTGCACGGCCAATATGGAAAACCCCAATGATTTCCCCAACAACACTCTGCAACTTTTTTCCTGTGTAGGCAACCAGGCGAAGATCATTTCCGGGGACGCCCAGGGAGAAACCGGTGTGGTCATGGGCCACCACGGCGGCTCCGAACATGTGATTGTGGAGTTTTCCCGGAAAACCAAAGAAAAGATGAGCTATGAGGACAAAATTCTGATCCGAGCCAAAGGCCAGGGACTGGCCTTGACGGATTATCCCGAAATCAAGCTGTTCAACTTGGACCCGGATTTGTTGGAAAAGATGGATATTGTTGAAACCGGGTCAGGGATACTCCAGGTGCCGGTGACCACCATCGTACCTGCACCCTGCATGGGATCGGGGGTCGGACGGGCCCATGTGGGAGCCGGTGATTATGATATCATGACTTCGGATCCCGAGACCGTGAGAAAATACAATCTGGATAAAATCAGGTTCGGGGATTTTGTGGCCCTGATGGACCATGACAATTCCTATGGCAGGGCCTATGTCCAGGGTGCGGTCAGCATCGGTATTGTGGTGCACTCCGACTGCCTGCTGGCCGGGCATGGTCCCGGCGTCTCCACACTGTTGACCTGTGCAACCCCCAAAATTGAACCTAAAATTGATCCGTCTGCCAATATCGCCGATCTTCTCGGCATAGGCAGTGCGGCGGCGGATACGAATACCGATTAA
- a CDS encoding MFS transporter — MTTPDKNTAQSSEFQASRVSMIAFAHFIHDLYTSFLAPLLPLIIEKLSITLSQAGLLSTVMQIPSLANPFIGLFADNKGLARWLVILAPTLTAIPMSLICIAPSYGMLLVLAFVSGISVSLFHVPAPVTVARYSGKYKGRGMSFFMTGGELARTMGPIFAVAAVSVLGLAHFHFVLALAMATSVLLFMTLEASEEPVKAKRRGSLTDAYKEVRHVLNPLAGVLLARAMMHGSMGMFLTVYVEQATGSLWLGGTALTLYEATGVAGILSAGTLSDRLGRRRVLFWALLVAPVTILLFATTTGVIQILSLLITGFTVLSTTPVMLALIQENAKESPAAANGLFMMISFALRSLAVVAAGAAADAFGLEMMFIISALAGFTAIPFLIKLKK; from the coding sequence ATGACAACACCAGATAAAAACACGGCACAGTCTTCCGAATTTCAAGCTTCCAGGGTTTCCATGATAGCATTTGCTCATTTTATCCATGATCTTTACACAAGCTTTTTGGCCCCCCTGCTGCCCCTGATCATTGAAAAGCTTTCCATTACCCTGAGCCAGGCTGGCCTTTTATCCACGGTCATGCAGATCCCGTCCCTGGCCAACCCCTTCATTGGTCTGTTTGCCGACAACAAAGGACTTGCCCGCTGGTTGGTGATTCTGGCCCCGACCCTGACCGCCATTCCCATGAGCCTCATCTGTATTGCCCCGTCCTATGGTATGCTGCTGGTCCTGGCCTTTGTCTCCGGCATCTCGGTATCCCTTTTCCATGTCCCTGCCCCGGTAACTGTGGCAAGATATTCAGGCAAGTACAAAGGCCGGGGCATGAGTTTTTTCATGACCGGCGGCGAGCTTGCAAGGACAATGGGACCCATCTTTGCCGTGGCTGCTGTATCTGTTTTGGGGCTGGCCCATTTCCATTTTGTTCTGGCCCTGGCGATGGCCACCTCGGTGCTGTTGTTCATGACCCTGGAAGCCTCCGAGGAGCCGGTCAAAGCAAAGCGGCGGGGCTCTTTAACCGATGCCTACAAAGAGGTGCGTCATGTACTCAATCCCCTGGCAGGGGTGCTTTTGGCCCGGGCCATGATGCACGGCTCCATGGGCATGTTTTTAACGGTGTATGTGGAACAGGCCACAGGCTCGTTGTGGCTGGGGGGCACAGCACTGACCCTGTATGAGGCCACAGGCGTTGCCGGTATCCTTTCCGCAGGCACCCTGTCCGACCGCTTAGGGCGGAGACGTGTGCTGTTCTGGGCCTTGCTCGTAGCCCCTGTAACCATCTTATTGTTTGCCACAACCACAGGTGTAATCCAGATACTTTCACTTCTGATAACAGGGTTCACCGTATTGTCAACCACCCCTGTAATGCTGGCCCTGATACAGGAGAATGCCAAGGAAAGTCCCGCGGCCGCCAACGGTCTTTTCATGATGATCTCCTTTGCCTTAAGATCCCTGGCCGTTGTGGCGGCGGGGGCCGCTGCAGACGCATTCGGCCTGGAAATGATGTTTATCATTTCCGCCTTGGCAGGTTTTACGGCAATCCCGTTTCTCATTAAATTAAAAAAATAA
- the surE gene encoding 5'/3'-nucleotidase SurE translates to MKILVTNDDGYQAPGIRALFNALNSDHEVTLAAPDREKSAVGHGITLHTPLKHQKVRLGHNNFGHAVTGNPADCVKLALFDICDQIPDLVISGINAGSNTGLNINYSGTVGAAREAAINKIPAIAVSIQYGETMDFQGIAAYTASILDKAMDLNLPPGVFLNINAPAISFDRIAGTKVTAQADNNLINVFDRRLNPRDLTYYWYAGMEQAVPCEGSDNSALLKNYISITPLQCDMTAHAAIDVVAKADF, encoded by the coding sequence ATGAAAATATTAGTGACCAATGACGACGGCTATCAGGCCCCGGGTATCCGGGCGCTGTTCAATGCCTTAAATTCAGACCATGAGGTGACCCTGGCAGCCCCGGACAGGGAAAAAAGCGCCGTGGGCCATGGCATTACCCTGCATACGCCGCTGAAACACCAGAAGGTGCGTTTGGGCCACAACAACTTTGGTCATGCGGTTACCGGCAACCCGGCCGACTGCGTCAAACTGGCCCTGTTTGATATCTGCGACCAGATACCGGATCTTGTGATTTCAGGAATCAATGCCGGGTCCAACACCGGGTTAAACATCAACTACTCCGGTACCGTGGGCGCGGCCCGGGAAGCAGCTATTAACAAAATCCCCGCCATTGCCGTATCCATCCAGTACGGCGAGACCATGGACTTTCAGGGCATAGCAGCCTATACAGCGTCTATTCTGGATAAAGCCATGGACTTGAATCTTCCTCCAGGCGTTTTCCTGAACATCAATGCACCGGCCATTTCCTTTGACCGGATCGCGGGCACAAAAGTAACGGCACAGGCAGATAACAACCTGATAAATGTGTTTGACCGCCGCCTGAATCCCAGGGACCTGACATATTATTGGTACGCCGGCATGGAGCAGGCGGTGCCATGTGAAGGGTCTGATAACAGTGCGCTGCTTAAAAATTATATCTCCATCACACCCCTACAGTGCGACATGACCGCCCATGCAGCCATCGATGTGGTTGCAAAGGCTGATTTTTAA
- a CDS encoding TetR/AcrR family transcriptional regulator gives MGRKSISHIRKPEILRHTYKVVEEEGFKGMTIGKIAKRMGVNSGLLIHYFKSKEGLIMEMVDFLYETSMNNYLKELETLTSSKERMDTLLEILFDARGTWPQRDAVFWSCYAMGFRDENIRERIRDMMLKFIEFGIEEIAGWEKTGLASVENKKRASAKIFALSEGFGIVKNSLDDPKLIQEVADFFKNTTLQILNCKSSLNKD, from the coding sequence ATGGGAAGAAAAAGCATATCTCATATCAGAAAACCTGAGATACTGAGACATACCTATAAGGTTGTGGAAGAAGAAGGCTTTAAGGGTATGACCATCGGTAAAATCGCAAAACGCATGGGTGTCAATTCAGGTCTGCTTATTCATTACTTTAAGAGCAAGGAAGGCTTGATTATGGAAATGGTAGATTTCCTTTATGAAACTTCCATGAACAATTATCTCAAGGAGTTGGAGACGCTCACCAGTTCCAAGGAGCGAATGGATACCCTGCTGGAAATCCTTTTTGACGCCAGAGGCACTTGGCCCCAGCGGGATGCGGTGTTTTGGTCCTGTTATGCCATGGGATTCAGGGATGAAAATATCAGGGAAAGAATTCGGGACATGATGCTTAAATTCATTGAATTCGGCATTGAAGAAATCGCAGGCTGGGAAAAAACAGGCCTTGCCAGTGTAGAAAATAAAAAAAGAGCCTCCGCCAAAATTTTTGCCCTGTCAGAGGGCTTTGGTATTGTGAAAAATTCACTGGATGATCCGAAGCTTATTCAGGAAGTTGCCGACTTTTTTAAAAACACCACCCTGCAAATTTTAAATTGCAAATCATCATTAAATAAAGATTAG
- a CDS encoding AEC family transporter — MIIINTLFPLLAMMALGYALKRQGMTSDDFLNTLDKLVYYIFFPVMLFWKTAKSTGTEASGAGLLMAVLVTIFLVSLFSYFFIRKTKIEDKAVGSFFQASIRFNTYIGMATVLTVLGEEGVRLFSILIGCLIPVINVLSVSVLIWHSGRTPSVGQRLWLLLRALISNPLIIGCAAGLLLSGSGYRLPAFIDNFLALVASMTLPLALISMGGTLTFAGISRHWPNALAAAAIKLVIMPVTGYIMLILFSVSDTAFKTGMIYFSLPTSTAIAVLSAQLNSDVELASTAVMMSTLFSLISLSVVLIL; from the coding sequence ATGATAATAATCAACACCCTGTTCCCCCTGCTCGCCATGATGGCATTGGGCTATGCACTCAAGCGCCAGGGCATGACGTCGGATGACTTTTTAAACACCCTTGATAAACTGGTGTACTATATTTTTTTCCCGGTGATGCTTTTCTGGAAAACAGCCAAATCAACCGGCACGGAGGCATCCGGAGCCGGGCTTCTTATGGCCGTACTTGTGACGATATTTCTGGTTTCCCTGTTCTCTTATTTTTTTATACGTAAAACAAAAATTGAGGACAAAGCGGTTGGATCCTTTTTCCAGGCCTCGATCCGGTTCAACACCTATATCGGTATGGCCACGGTCCTTACGGTTCTCGGAGAAGAGGGCGTAAGGCTCTTCAGCATCCTTATCGGATGCCTGATTCCTGTCATCAATGTGCTTTCGGTTTCCGTGCTGATCTGGCATTCAGGCCGAACCCCTTCCGTGGGTCAACGCCTGTGGCTTTTATTACGGGCACTGATCTCCAACCCACTGATCATTGGGTGTGCCGCAGGCCTGCTCCTATCCGGTTCAGGATATCGCCTGCCCGCATTTATCGATAACTTTCTTGCCCTGGTGGCTTCCATGACGCTGCCCCTTGCCCTGATTTCCATGGGCGGCACCCTCACGTTTGCAGGTATTTCACGGCATTGGCCCAACGCCCTGGCGGCTGCGGCCATCAAACTGGTCATCATGCCGGTGACAGGATATATTATGCTTATACTGTTTTCCGTGTCTGATACAGCATTCAAGACAGGCATGATTTATTTCAGTCTGCCCACCTCCACGGCGATTGCCGTATTGTCAGCCCAGCTGAACTCAGATGTGGAACTTGCATCCACAGCAGTGATGATGTCAACATTGTTCTCCTTGATTTCACTGTCTGTGGTACTAATTTTATAA
- a CDS encoding DUF362 domain-containing protein, whose amino-acid sequence MGDLYKKLALHLDKMPAGFPATGSGVEVKILERLFTQEEAAIVLGLNMWPETVQVIAERLSTDPDRLGNTLMEMSKKGLIFRAGKDDSPSYMAIQFVIGIWEFNLNRLNTDLIKDVNEYLPQYMKKSWLKYKTKQLRVIPVSKTVTVDLATMPYETAEEIISKQKKIVVSDCICRKEHEMVGQPCDYPMEVCLTFGTGAYYYEGNGLGRSIDVEEALGILEKGRRAGLVLQPGNAKDPGNICMCCGCCCQVLGNLKKLAQPAKAVHSNYFALVDADECVGCEACMDRCHMDAIAMDDAVAKVNFDRCIGCGVCVPVCPSGAIALVKKQETDQYDPPANTFETYLTMAQERGNI is encoded by the coding sequence ATGGGCGATCTTTATAAAAAACTGGCCCTGCATTTGGATAAAATGCCGGCGGGTTTTCCGGCAACAGGTTCCGGTGTTGAAGTAAAAATTCTTGAACGGCTTTTTACACAAGAAGAGGCAGCCATTGTGCTTGGGTTGAACATGTGGCCGGAAACTGTACAGGTTATTGCTGAACGTCTGTCAACGGATCCTGATCGTTTGGGTAACACACTCATGGAGATGTCCAAAAAAGGGCTGATTTTCAGGGCCGGCAAAGATGATTCGCCGTCATATATGGCCATCCAGTTTGTGATCGGTATCTGGGAATTCAATCTCAACCGGCTCAATACGGACCTGATCAAGGATGTGAATGAATATCTGCCCCAATATATGAAAAAAAGCTGGCTCAAATATAAAACCAAACAGCTGCGTGTCATCCCGGTGTCCAAAACGGTGACTGTGGACCTGGCCACCATGCCCTATGAGACCGCCGAAGAGATCATTTCCAAACAAAAGAAAATTGTGGTCAGTGACTGCATCTGCCGTAAGGAGCATGAGATGGTGGGGCAACCCTGTGATTACCCCATGGAGGTGTGTCTTACTTTTGGCACCGGGGCCTACTATTATGAAGGAAACGGCTTGGGCCGATCCATTGATGTGGAAGAAGCCTTGGGGATTCTTGAAAAAGGGCGCCGGGCAGGGCTTGTCCTCCAACCGGGCAACGCAAAGGATCCTGGTAATATCTGCATGTGCTGCGGGTGCTGTTGTCAGGTGCTGGGGAATTTGAAAAAACTCGCACAGCCGGCAAAGGCCGTACATTCCAACTATTTTGCCCTGGTTGATGCGGATGAATGTGTGGGGTGTGAAGCCTGTATGGACCGCTGTCATATGGATGCCATTGCCATGGATGACGCGGTGGCAAAGGTAAACTTTGACCGGTGTATCGGTTGTGGGGTGTGCGTTCCTGTCTGTCCGTCCGGGGCCATTGCCCTGGTTAAAAAGCAGGAAACGGATCAATATGATCCGCCTGCAAATACGTTTGAGACATATTTAACCATGGCCCAGGAAAGAGGCAATATTTAG